The stretch of DNA CTTCCCAAAAGAAATAAAACAGAAAAAGATCCAGAGAGAAAAGTGTTCCGCTAATACCTGTTTGAATAAAAAGCATACTAATCCAGTAACTTTTTGAGCGTTCATTTTTCCATAACAGTAAGTAAGCACTAGGAATAAGTGTCGCAATAAGCATTAAAATAATCAGAGAGAAACCATCAATTCCTAAGCTATACGAGATGCCGTAACTTTTTATCCACGCATAGTTCTCTTGGAATTGAATCGCTCCTGTGAGTTCAAAATGGGTATAGACATAAAGCGCCAATGCAAAAATGGTGAGCGAAACCATAAAGGCAACATTGCGTGTTGCGCGAGAATTGAGCGGCAACAACATCGCAACAAAGGCTGTAAGCATCGGTAAAAATATAATGATTGAAAGAATTCCTATACTCATTGTTCTACCCTAATACCAAAATCAAATAACACGATGCCACGCTAATGCCAAGCATCATAATCAGTGCGTAAAAGCGCACATGTGCATTTTGGACGATGGCAACCACGTGTCCCAGTTTGATGAAACCATGGCTGAGTCCCATAATGAAACGATCTACAAGGTTCACATCTAAACTCACCGCGATAAATTCACTGAGTTTTTGAATGGAGCGCACAAACAAGAAGTCATAAACCTCATCCACATAAAATTTATGATAGATGATGCCTTTTGCCTCTTCATGTTTAGAAAGATCGTAGAAACGAAATTTTTTATACGCAATGCCAATGCCTAAAAGTGAAACCGCTACATTGAGTGCCAAGAGTTGTAACTCCGTTTCATGGCTTACATGTAAAACTCTCATACCCCACTCGCCTAGCCAAGTCCCAATGAGATGAGAGCCTCCAAGAAGCGAAGGCAAGCCTAAAAAGCCCGCAAAGAGTGAACCCAAAGCAAGTACGACCAAAGGTGCTTTCATAACCCACGAAACATCATGCGGGTGGTTTACATGTAAAGCATTTTTTGCTTCAAAAACAACAAAAAAGAGTCGGAACATATAGTAAGCGGTCAAAACAGCACTGCACAGCGCAACAGCCCAAATCAGATACTCACCGCTACTAAATGCGACCAATAAAATCTCATCTTTACTGAAAAAGCCCGCAAAGGGAGGAATACCACTAATCGCCAAAGTCGCCATAAGCATCGTAGCGTAAACAACCGGTGTGACACGACGCATTTTGCCCATCTTAAAGATGTTTTGCTCATGGTGTAAAGCGATGATGACCGCACCTGCCCCCATAAACAGAAGTGCTTTAAAAAAGGCGTGGGTAAAGACATGAAAAAGCGCACTGCTGTAAGCGCCTAATCCAACGGCAATAAACATGTAGCCTAGTTGTGACATCGTCGAATACGCCAATATCTTTTTAATATCACTCTGTTTGGTCGCAATCACCGCGGCAAAAAGCGCACTAAACGCGCCGATGTAAGCGATGAAAAGACCGATGTTGGGAATGAGCTCATACAAGAAAGCAAAGCGAGCGACCATGTAAACGCCCGCGGTGACCATCGTTGCGGCGTGAATGAGCGCTGAAACAGGCGTAGGACCTGCCATAGCGTCAGGCAACCAAACGTAAAGAGGTATTTGAGCCGATTTTCCCATCGCACCAATGAAGAGTGTCACGCCTACAATTTCAACCATCCAAAGTGGCATCGAAGCCATTTTTTGCGCAATATTTTCATAGCTAAAGCCCGCTTCGGCACAGTAAAAGAAAAGAATTGCCAGACCGATTAAAAAACCTAGATCGCCCACACGGTTGACGATGAAAGCTTTATTGCCCGCAACAACGTTTGAATTATCTTGAAAATAGAAGCTAATGAGCAGGTACGAACAAAGTCCTACCCCTTCCCAGCCAATAAACATAATCAGTGGTCCATCGGCAAGGACTAACAGAAGCATGGAACTTAGGAAAAGGTTGAAGTAGAAGAAAAACTTACCATAACCCTTATCCTCACTCATATACGCGGTGGCGTAAAGGTGAATGAGCCAACCTACAAAGGTAATAAAAAGCA from Sulfurospirillum oryzae encodes:
- the nuoL gene encoding NADH-quinone oxidoreductase subunit L, coding for MSALLAGIVLSPLLSSVLIGFLYMISITQIPLHKHWFTLPALLSPLMSFIMGVIAFISVATNDAPLHFQPYLWLGVGEYKIYMGFLGDKLSLFMVLFITFVGWLIHLYATAYMSEDKGYGKFFFYFNLFLSSMLLLVLADGPLIMFIGWEGVGLCSYLLISFYFQDNSNVVAGNKAFIVNRVGDLGFLIGLAILFFYCAEAGFSYENIAQKMASMPLWMVEIVGVTLFIGAMGKSAQIPLYVWLPDAMAGPTPVSALIHAATMVTAGVYMVARFAFLYELIPNIGLFIAYIGAFSALFAAVIATKQSDIKKILAYSTMSQLGYMFIAVGLGAYSSALFHVFTHAFFKALLFMGAGAVIIALHHEQNIFKMGKMRRVTPVVYATMLMATLAISGIPPFAGFFSKDEILLVAFSSGEYLIWAVALCSAVLTAYYMFRLFFVVFEAKNALHVNHPHDVSWVMKAPLVVLALGSLFAGFLGLPSLLGGSHLIGTWLGEWGMRVLHVSHETELQLLALNVAVSLLGIGIAYKKFRFYDLSKHEEAKGIIYHKFYVDEVYDFLFVRSIQKLSEFIAVSLDVNLVDRFIMGLSHGFIKLGHVVAIVQNAHVRFYALIMMLGISVASCYLILVLG